In Anaerolineales bacterium, one DNA window encodes the following:
- a CDS encoding trimethylamine methyltransferase family protein yields MNNVRPRLTLMNDEQIQEAHRNVLKVLSETGVRVDSPEILHLLEWKLGLKAEDRLIKFPPEIVEEAIKSTPKTIDVYDRRGEHKLKLGEDRLRFGVGVTALFYQNPVDETLDIFKRQNFRDLVRLGSSLKYYDVISTVGIVRDVSEELGDLYGSLEHIANTTKPLVLLVSDENKFADVLEMFELLHDRALGDKPFVIPYFNPVSPLVMNAGTVDKMKVAIERGLPVIFSNYSMAGASTPLTPAGTLTLLMAELLAGLVVSQTIKKGAPILLGMLPVYFDMRTMLNFYDPQSILISVACSEMMKQYGLPHCSTSGSGTGWGMDLIAADTYWMNTLALLLSHGHLAPFIGDSLGSKSISPTTIVHCHEIIDQALRIHDGFQLDDMNSAVDEIFKVGPGKSFLNQPSTLRNYKSGYYVSGVYPRYSMEKWQEAGAPPARQVLREKTREMMASAPAPDDHDDFIAKGESFIKKFEG; encoded by the coding sequence ATGAACAACGTCCGCCCGCGATTGACTTTAATGAATGACGAACAAATACAGGAAGCACACCGGAATGTATTGAAGGTCTTGAGTGAAACAGGCGTGCGTGTCGATTCGCCTGAGATTTTGCATTTACTCGAATGGAAGTTGGGGTTGAAAGCAGAAGACCGCCTGATCAAATTCCCGCCGGAAATTGTGGAAGAGGCGATCAAGTCCACGCCGAAGACGATCGATGTCTACGACCGCCGCGGCGAACACAAGCTGAAACTGGGCGAAGACCGCCTGCGGTTTGGGGTGGGGGTGACCGCGCTGTTCTATCAAAACCCTGTGGATGAAACGCTCGACATTTTCAAACGCCAAAACTTCCGCGACCTGGTCCGCTTGGGCTCGAGTCTGAAATATTACGATGTCATCTCTACCGTGGGTATCGTACGCGATGTCTCCGAAGAACTCGGTGACCTGTATGGTTCGCTCGAACACATTGCCAATACAACCAAACCGCTTGTCCTGCTTGTCTCAGACGAAAACAAATTCGCCGATGTGCTGGAGATGTTCGAGTTACTGCACGACAGAGCCCTCGGCGACAAACCCTTCGTCATCCCGTATTTCAATCCCGTCAGCCCGCTGGTTATGAACGCCGGCACCGTGGACAAAATGAAAGTCGCCATCGAACGCGGATTGCCGGTCATCTTTTCCAATTACAGCATGGCTGGCGCGTCCACGCCGCTCACGCCTGCGGGCACACTGACCCTGCTCATGGCGGAACTGCTCGCAGGGCTGGTTGTCAGCCAGACCATCAAGAAAGGCGCGCCGATCCTGCTTGGTATGTTGCCCGTGTATTTCGACATGCGCACCATGCTCAACTTCTACGACCCGCAGAGCATCCTCATCAGCGTTGCCTGCTCGGAAATGATGAAGCAGTACGGCCTCCCGCATTGTTCCACTTCAGGAAGCGGGACCGGCTGGGGCATGGATTTGATCGCCGCCGATACCTACTGGATGAACACCCTTGCGCTTCTTCTCTCACACGGACATCTGGCGCCGTTCATAGGAGATTCCCTTGGCTCGAAGTCCATCTCGCCAACCACCATCGTTCACTGCCATGAGATCATTGACCAGGCTCTCCGCATCCACGATGGCTTTCAACTGGACGATATGAACTCGGCGGTGGATGAAATCTTCAAGGTGGGACCGGGTAAAAGTTTTCTCAACCAACCATCCACGCTGCGAAACTACAAAAGCGGCTATTATGTCAGCGGCGTGTATCCGCGCTACAGCATGGAAAAATGGCAGGAGGCAGGTGCTCCGCCCGCACGTCAGGTCCTTCGTGAAAAAACCCGGGAGATGATGGCGTCCGCACCAGCACCGGATGACCATGATGATTTTATTGCAAAAGGAGAGTCGTTCATCAAAAAATTCGAAGGGTGA
- a CDS encoding S9 family peptidase, whose translation MENPIKLTEKYERNGWPALKRTDLKPPPGLTLPLLTSLERVRSHMLSSQGRIACIKDGETSSDVFSIPASGGWLARLSTDRSLAPFWDDEIPQWSPDGSWLAFGLNGHVHIVPHDGGLPKKITDFASAASGPRWMPDSHALIVTVEREDTDQLLLTDREGSWPRALTTDTIGDHWDARPSPDGKFIVYNLRRFDDLNRLDIVLLEIATGKQTTLYGKPSTRATTPKWSPDGRWISFIAQEGQFEELYLIKPDGEGLHQLTKAEQDIFQYEWSPSGRQILAVANKQGSIELRLVETESSSTSDLRSEVGIHSNPYWSQDESFITFEFEGPALPPEIYRMDLKTKQVTQLTFSNPPAMMKNKFVVPEMVSYKSHDGLDIPAFLYRPKKSNGAAILYPHGGPKDQYIFGWDEVAQYFTAKGYTYLAPNYRGSTGYGKDFERANYNDWGVGDMKDCLHGAKYLRTLKGVKPDRIGIAGGSYGGYMTINTLSRDPEYLFACGITKYGDSNLISSWAQCEKRLRLYTEIFLGHPADNMEIYLKGSPITEAKNIQKPVLILHGLLDTIVPPEASEEWAETLRRENKVFEYKTYATEPHGFLKRKNLLDVYERMERFLDWYLLPR comes from the coding sequence ATGGAAAATCCCATCAAGCTGACTGAAAAATACGAACGCAACGGATGGCCCGCACTCAAGCGGACAGACCTTAAACCTCCCCCTGGATTAACCCTCCCGCTTCTGACTTCCCTCGAGCGGGTTCGGTCGCACATGCTTTCATCTCAGGGACGGATCGCCTGCATCAAGGATGGCGAAACCTCCTCGGATGTGTTCAGCATACCCGCAAGTGGCGGCTGGCTGGCGCGCCTCTCCACCGACCGCAGTCTCGCCCCGTTTTGGGATGATGAAATCCCGCAATGGTCTCCCGACGGAAGCTGGCTGGCATTCGGCTTAAACGGACATGTCCACATCGTCCCGCATGATGGCGGCTTGCCGAAAAAGATCACAGACTTCGCCTCCGCCGCGAGCGGTCCGCGCTGGATGCCAGACTCGCACGCGTTGATCGTCACCGTGGAGCGGGAGGATACCGACCAACTCCTGCTGACAGACCGTGAAGGCTCCTGGCCCCGCGCATTGACGACTGATACCATCGGCGACCATTGGGATGCACGCCCGTCACCTGATGGGAAATTCATCGTCTACAACCTGCGGCGCTTCGATGACTTGAACCGACTCGATATTGTCCTGCTGGAAATTGCGACGGGCAAACAAACCACGCTGTACGGCAAGCCGTCCACGCGGGCGACGACGCCGAAATGGTCTCCCGACGGCAGGTGGATATCGTTCATCGCGCAGGAAGGTCAATTCGAGGAACTGTATCTCATCAAGCCCGACGGCGAAGGCTTGCATCAACTCACCAAGGCTGAACAGGATATCTTCCAGTACGAATGGTCGCCTTCGGGCAGGCAAATCCTTGCAGTGGCGAACAAGCAAGGCTCGATTGAGTTGAGGCTTGTTGAAACAGAATCAAGCTCAACGTCTGACCTGCGAAGCGAGGTTGGTATCCATTCCAATCCGTATTGGTCGCAGGATGAGTCCTTCATCACCTTTGAATTCGAAGGTCCTGCGCTACCGCCTGAGATCTATCGCATGGATCTGAAAACAAAGCAGGTTACACAATTGACCTTTTCAAATCCACCTGCAATGATGAAAAATAAATTTGTCGTGCCTGAGATGGTTTCATACAAAAGCCACGACGGTTTGGACATTCCCGCGTTTTTGTATCGCCCCAAAAAATCGAATGGCGCAGCCATCCTGTATCCGCATGGCGGACCAAAAGACCAGTATATTTTTGGCTGGGATGAAGTGGCGCAGTATTTCACTGCGAAAGGCTACACCTATCTTGCGCCGAATTACCGCGGCTCAACAGGCTACGGAAAAGATTTCGAGCGTGCAAATTACAACGACTGGGGCGTGGGCGACATGAAGGACTGCCTGCACGGTGCGAAGTACCTGCGGACATTGAAAGGCGTGAAACCAGACCGCATTGGAATTGCGGGCGGAAGTTATGGGGGCTACATGACCATCAACACGCTTTCACGCGACCCGGAATATTTATTTGCCTGTGGCATTACCAAATACGGCGACTCAAATTTGATCAGTTCCTGGGCGCAATGCGAGAAACGCCTGCGGCTGTATACTGAGATCTTTTTGGGGCATCCCGCCGACAACATGGAAATTTATTTGAAAGGATCACCCATCACCGAGGCGAAGAACATCCAAAAACCTGTGCTGATCCTGCATGGACTGCTTGATACGATTGTCCCGCCCGAAGCCAGCGAGGAATGGGCTGAAACCCTGCGCCGCGAGAACAAGGTCTTCGAGTACAAGACGTATGCCACCGAGCCGCACGGCTTTTTAAAGCGCAAAAACCTGCTGGATGTATACGAACGCATGGAACGCTTTTTGGATTGGTATTTGTTACCGAGGTAA
- a CDS encoding N-acetyltransferase produces MNIVIRSEFPEDHSHVETIHTSAFRTDAESKVVNAIRANGNATISLVAVIDENVVGHILFSPVTTHPPTPEKGLGLAPVAIHPDFQAQGAGSQLIRAGLERCRELGYDYAVVLGGPKYYMHFGFEKASAFGLQNEYGDEV; encoded by the coding sequence ATGAATATTGTCATCCGTTCCGAATTTCCTGAAGATCATTCGCATGTCGAAACAATTCACACATCCGCCTTCCGCACGGATGCCGAGAGCAAGGTTGTGAATGCCATCCGTGCAAACGGCAACGCAACGATCTCTCTCGTGGCTGTTATAGACGAGAACGTGGTCGGTCATATTCTTTTCAGCCCTGTCACAACTCACCCACCAACTCCCGAAAAGGGATTGGGTCTCGCGCCCGTTGCAATTCATCCCGATTTTCAAGCGCAAGGCGCCGGCTCGCAGTTGATCCGCGCAGGATTGGAGCGATGCAGAGAACTCGGTTACGACTACGCGGTTGTGCTTGGCGGTCCCAAATATTACATGCACTTCGGGTTCGAGAAGGCAAGCGCGTTTGGTCTGCAAAATGAGTACGGCGATGAAGTTTAA
- a CDS encoding RIO1 family regulatory kinase/ATPase, translated as MNTKNNLQDMYELYEELDDLASDGTKPSSRRVTQKRESKKREMEAKLFIRAQEASKEFQFTYKAARFEEWWLLDSLAAFHDHKWISDVLRRVKGGKEASVYLCRPGVEVDAPLLAAKVYRPRSLRNLKNDQQYRVGRTDLDEDGVALWKEADINAIVKRTRYGEEVRHHSWIAYEFVTMEKLFAAGADVPKPYAKEKNAILMEFIGDAGTAAPPLSHIGLDPDEAQPLFGRVVRNMDIMLANDRIHGDLSAYNILYWDGDIKLIDFPQVVIPESNPSSWGIFQRDVLRICQYFAAQGIRTDAKKLAADLWTAHGHRVFEKVHPKYLDPDKPEDRQRWEKEK; from the coding sequence ATGAATACAAAGAACAATCTGCAAGACATGTACGAACTGTATGAAGAACTCGATGACCTCGCCAGCGACGGAACCAAGCCGTCCAGTAGGCGCGTCACGCAGAAGCGCGAATCAAAGAAGCGCGAAATGGAGGCGAAACTCTTCATCCGCGCGCAGGAAGCCTCGAAGGAATTCCAATTCACCTACAAAGCTGCGCGTTTCGAGGAGTGGTGGCTGTTGGATTCGCTGGCCGCATTCCATGATCACAAGTGGATTTCGGATGTCCTGCGCCGCGTCAAGGGAGGAAAAGAGGCTTCAGTCTATCTGTGCAGGCCCGGCGTCGAGGTGGATGCGCCGCTTCTGGCTGCCAAGGTCTATCGTCCGCGCTCTCTGCGTAATCTCAAGAATGACCAGCAATACCGCGTTGGTCGCACGGATCTGGACGAAGACGGCGTTGCCCTGTGGAAAGAGGCTGATATCAATGCCATCGTCAAACGCACGCGCTACGGCGAGGAAGTCCGTCATCACTCGTGGATCGCGTATGAATTCGTCACGATGGAGAAACTGTTCGCGGCGGGTGCGGATGTACCCAAACCGTACGCGAAGGAGAAGAATGCCATCCTGATGGAGTTCATCGGCGATGCAGGGACCGCCGCGCCGCCGCTCAGTCACATTGGACTCGACCCTGATGAAGCCCAGCCTCTCTTCGGGCGCGTCGTCCGCAACATGGATATCATGCTTGCGAACGACCGCATCCACGGCGACCTCTCGGCGTATAACATCCTGTATTGGGACGGCGACATCAAGTTAATCGACTTCCCGCAGGTGGTCATCCCCGAGTCGAATCCGTCTTCGTGGGGCATCTTCCAGCGCGATGTGCTCCGTATCTGTCAGTATTTTGCGGCGCAGGGTATCCGTACAGATGCGAAGAAACTCGCCGCCGATTTGTGGACGGCTCATGGGCATCGTGTCTTCGAGAAGGTGCATCCCAAATATCTCGACCCCGACAAGCCGGAAGACCGTCAGCGTTGGGAGAAAGAGAAGTAG
- a CDS encoding alpha/beta fold hydrolase, whose protein sequence is MKQCLRLFLFVFIAACTSVPASPAAGTLPPPNVTIIPATLIPTYTPVPTATRTTEDAIRPYTIAGLREHDYKSGEIVIRETLLESHNFTRYLIEYPSDGLTISGILQIPTSGEPPYPVVVMNHGFFSRTVYVSGDGTDRAAEFLNRRGYLTISSDYRSWGDSDTGESLFYSGLAIDVINLLNAIPSIPQADPERIGMWGHSMGGGVTLKVLTVDSRVKAAVLYNSVSGDFADLIERWGPGCFGDVYAGELAFGCNSSDVLPLDLPPDLTAAYFKASMDPVMLRAFSPLYHLDHITAPVQIVYGTEDGKVSSGAPPVWSLKIYNALIEAGLDAELFAYEGEKHSFIGDPWFVFMARTQKFFDLHVK, encoded by the coding sequence GCCCGCCTCGCCGGCAGCAGGGACGCTGCCGCCTCCCAATGTGACCATTATCCCTGCCACGTTGATCCCAACATACACGCCGGTCCCGACTGCCACGCGAACCACTGAAGATGCGATTCGGCCCTACACGATCGCTGGATTGCGTGAACATGATTATAAAAGCGGGGAGATCGTCATCCGTGAGACGCTTCTGGAATCACATAACTTCACCCGCTATTTGATCGAATACCCGAGCGACGGATTGACTATCAGCGGCATTTTACAAATCCCCACCAGTGGCGAGCCGCCGTATCCGGTTGTGGTTATGAACCACGGCTTCTTCTCGCGCACGGTCTATGTTTCGGGCGACGGTACAGATCGTGCCGCTGAGTTCCTTAACCGCCGTGGTTATCTGACGATCTCCTCCGATTACCGCAGTTGGGGTGACTCCGATACGGGTGAAAGTCTGTTTTACTCCGGGCTCGCAATTGACGTCATCAATTTACTGAACGCCATCCCCTCCATCCCGCAGGCTGACCCCGAACGCATCGGCATGTGGGGTCACAGCATGGGAGGGGGAGTGACGCTCAAGGTACTGACGGTTGATTCCCGCGTAAAGGCGGCGGTCCTGTATAATTCCGTCAGCGGTGATTTTGCCGACCTGATCGAGCGCTGGGGCCCTGGCTGTTTTGGGGATGTCTACGCCGGTGAGCTTGCCTTTGGATGTAATTCCTCGGATGTTCTTCCTCTGGATCTGCCCCCCGACCTGACCGCGGCCTACTTTAAAGCGTCAATGGATCCTGTCATGCTGAGGGCTTTTTCCCCGCTCTATCATTTGGACCATATCACCGCACCGGTTCAGATCGTGTATGGCACTGAAGATGGAAAGGTCTCCTCGGGTGCGCCGCCCGTCTGGTCATTGAAAATATATAATGCCCTCATCGAAGCTGGGCTGGATGCAGAACTCTTCGCGTATGAAGGCGAGAAACATTCCTTCATCGGCGATCCCTGGTTTGTGTTCATGGCGCGAACTCAAAAGTTTTTTGATTTGCACGTCAAATAG
- a CDS encoding creatininase family protein, translated as MATRKTEFFYYDGLTWDVVAELPRDTPLILPLGAGYDMGMLADQLSRPAQIGLLPAFPFGWRGSGLEVPDQFFWHYITNLLDSLRDDGFTRVYCLTPQGIDPQSSFLGAHSPIILRQFHPSQNAPKPFLPPDRERGKVILIPIGHTEQHGYHLPLSVDTIIIEAIAKGTANLKLATRSYTLPVMPYGVSTHRSSFAATMNAGGRVFEDFWLAVVDVLVARGFDRFYLMSGHGGNSSFLVNIVKYAGERHRRIFCATAWLHTSGRIGAEALEKYRTSPIGGMGHAGELETSYMLHLRPDLCKMERVVDETDFIATPDYYMDWIEGGSLVANPPWGDDTATGAYGAGSHATAEKGKLWLEAAIKEKADHVEQIHEQHERREKRRNEGYGLWGKVI; from the coding sequence TTGGCTACGCGCAAAACTGAGTTTTTCTATTACGACGGATTGACTTGGGATGTCGTTGCGGAATTACCGCGGGATACGCCGCTAATTCTTCCGCTTGGCGCGGGCTATGATATGGGCATGCTCGCCGATCAACTCAGCCGCCCTGCTCAAATCGGCTTGCTTCCAGCCTTTCCCTTCGGTTGGCGTGGCAGCGGGCTGGAAGTGCCAGATCAATTCTTCTGGCACTACATTACAAACCTGCTGGACAGCCTGCGTGATGACGGCTTTACCCGTGTCTATTGTCTTACGCCGCAGGGAATTGACCCGCAATCGAGCTTTCTCGGAGCCCATTCTCCCATCATTCTGCGGCAGTTTCATCCATCGCAAAATGCGCCAAAGCCGTTTCTCCCGCCCGATAGGGAACGCGGCAAAGTGATTCTGATTCCCATCGGTCACACCGAACAGCACGGCTATCACCTGCCCCTCTCGGTGGACACGATTATTATTGAAGCCATCGCGAAGGGCACAGCAAATTTAAAACTGGCTACACGCAGTTATACATTACCCGTCATGCCTTATGGCGTGAGTACGCATCGCTCGTCCTTTGCGGCGACGATGAACGCAGGCGGGCGCGTCTTCGAAGATTTCTGGCTGGCGGTGGTGGATGTGCTCGTCGCGCGCGGGTTCGACCGCTTCTATTTGATGAGCGGACATGGCGGCAACTCGTCGTTCTTGGTCAACATCGTGAAGTATGCCGGGGAACGGCATCGCCGCATCTTCTGCGCCACAGCCTGGCTGCACACTTCCGGCAGGATTGGCGCTGAAGCATTGGAGAAATACCGCACTTCTCCCATTGGCGGCATGGGACATGCGGGCGAGTTGGAGACCTCCTACATGCTGCACCTGCGCCCCGACCTGTGCAAAATGGAGCGCGTAGTGGACGAGACAGATTTCATCGCCACGCCCGACTATTACATGGACTGGATCGAGGGCGGCTCCCTCGTCGCGAATCCGCCCTGGGGTGACGATACAGCTACCGGTGCGTATGGGGCGGGAAGTCACGCCACCGCAGAAAAAGGCAAGCTATGGCTGGAAGCCGCGATCAAAGAAAAAGCCGACCATGTTGAACAGATCCATGAACAACACGAACGGCGCGAAAAAAGGCGAAATGAAGGTTATGGCTTGTGGGGAAAGGTCATATAG
- a CDS encoding NBR1-Ig-like domain-containing protein, translating into MRKLTPLLVLLPIALTCMLPGMITPSPTQVANPADQALLQTIIVETVSIAQTQTSAAQPPTFTPTLTREPASTLIAEPSTATPFFIITVTVPVETVDPTYAAAGIPGSVSGSGGSGDEIKFTGRPWTCTVRGVNPPRGWVVQADKEFYVTWTVLNTGTKNWTTTTIDFIYKSGYRHEGKSIQDLAKNVPSGGKINLRVLFKAPKVPGEYAANWMLRVGNFSFCEMRVTFEVRK; encoded by the coding sequence GTGCGTAAATTAACTCCTCTATTGGTTTTGCTGCCAATTGCGCTGACATGTATGCTTCCCGGCATGATCACACCTTCGCCCACCCAGGTTGCGAATCCTGCGGATCAGGCCTTATTACAAACGATCATCGTCGAAACTGTTTCCATTGCCCAGACTCAAACTTCGGCCGCCCAACCTCCGACCTTTACGCCCACCCTCACGCGCGAACCGGCATCGACGTTGATTGCAGAGCCGTCCACCGCAACCCCTTTTTTCATAATTACAGTCACTGTGCCGGTTGAAACCGTAGATCCGACATACGCAGCAGCGGGAATTCCAGGGTCGGTGAGCGGTTCCGGCGGCTCGGGCGATGAGATCAAATTTACCGGCAGGCCGTGGACCTGCACGGTTCGAGGAGTAAATCCGCCTAGAGGATGGGTGGTTCAGGCCGACAAGGAATTTTATGTGACCTGGACCGTGCTGAACACCGGCACAAAGAACTGGACGACCACAACGATTGACTTCATTTACAAAAGCGGATATCGCCATGAGGGCAAGTCGATCCAGGATCTTGCGAAAAACGTACCGTCCGGGGGCAAAATCAATTTGCGGGTATTGTTTAAAGCCCCCAAGGTGCCGGGGGAATATGCCGCAAACTGGATGTTGCGGGTCGGGAATTTTTCATTCTGTGAGATGCGCGTGACTTTTGAGGTCAGGAAGTAA